The Acidobacteriota bacterium genome has a segment encoding these proteins:
- a CDS encoding ThiF family adenylyltransferase codes for MDIDLSFSQAAVVMPVEYNTLRFIVVGAGGTGSFVVPALARLIFELKQQQNKPVEMLIVDPDVVENGNIPRSNFCFAEVGRYKAQTLAERVYNGMGNRNKLLVREFRSGETF; via the coding sequence ATGGATATCGATCTTAGCTTCTCGCAGGCCGCGGTTGTGATGCCTGTCGAATACAACACCCTTCGATTCATCGTTGTCGGTGCCGGAGGAACAGGCTCTTTTGTCGTTCCTGCTTTAGCCCGATTGATCTTCGAACTAAAACAACAGCAGAACAAACCGGTAGAAATGCTGATCGTCGATCCGGATGTGGTAGAAAACGGAAATATACCGCGGAGCAACTTCTGTTTTGCGGAGGTCGGACGATACAAGGCCCAGACCCTTGCGGAGCGAGTTTACAACGGCATGGGGAATAGAAACAAGCTTCTCGTGCGAGAGTTTCGATCCGGAGAAACATTTTAA
- a CDS encoding Mov34/MPN/PAD-1 family protein, with protein sequence MEREKEFIGHRIAKERFEPVEAILYEYLLAGNGVILRAQREEFTVSVPLEFREIKGLPTVFVGIKWHKPKVPSRIWDEICKHAQASNSKENFREELYLIYWDSERYAWQWRTSSKDRTYASTIADDRRPEYSDACIEVHTHPDGAYQFSSADDRDESGKFRIFGIIADVHDKPKFRFRCGIYDHLIPIPFSWIGHVPSGVVDLNEVEALLQMML encoded by the coding sequence ATGGAAAGAGAAAAGGAGTTCATCGGTCATCGGATTGCAAAAGAACGATTCGAGCCGGTAGAAGCCATTCTTTACGAGTACCTCCTTGCCGGAAACGGCGTAATTCTAAGGGCTCAGCGTGAGGAATTTACGGTTTCAGTTCCTCTAGAATTTAGAGAGATAAAGGGCCTTCCAACCGTATTCGTAGGTATCAAATGGCACAAGCCGAAAGTCCCAAGCCGTATTTGGGACGAAATTTGTAAGCACGCCCAGGCCTCCAATTCGAAGGAGAATTTTAGAGAAGAACTTTATCTTATCTATTGGGATAGCGAGCGATACGCGTGGCAGTGGCGCACATCGAGTAAGGACAGAACGTATGCCTCAACCATCGCCGACGATAGACGGCCCGAATACTCTGATGCCTGTATAGAGGTTCATACGCACCCTGACGGGGCATACCAGTTCAGTTCTGCCGATGATCGTGATGAATCAGGCAAGTTCCGGATATTCGGTATCATTGCTGACGTCCACGACAAGCCGAAGTTCAGATTCCGTTGCGGCATTTACGACCACCTTATCCCGATTCCATTTTCCTGGATCGGCCACGTGCCAAGCGGAGTTGTCGATCTGAATGAGGTCGAAGCTCTGCTTCAGATGATGTTGTAA